In Erpetoichthys calabaricus chromosome 4, fErpCal1.3, whole genome shotgun sequence, one genomic interval encodes:
- the LOC114650968 gene encoding olfactory receptor 1M1-like has product MSSQTTTLPVNNTIMHPQKFYISGLHDMPFANYFYVFLFIVLILTVFSNVFLLVLICFGPSLHNPKYIAVSHLALVDLCTSLSVTPKVIEMFLFNSSFITYEACLVDMFFVHFFNSMQSLSLAILAYDRFLAICLPLRYHSINTNGRMIIIIFSVWMFSAAIFSIMVLQITRLNFCGSTVINSFFCDHGPVFRLACNDSSPNTIMAFTTIILFLFVPLAFILFTYLAIGLALLKIATAEGRQKALKTCTSHIILVTLFYTPLVVTYFVAYAVGFHPNARILNNSLSTTIPPLLNPIIYTLKTEEVNESMKKLFKTKQDKNRKIRNSKILAE; this is encoded by the coding sequence ATGAGTTCACAGACTACAACACTTCCTGTGAATAATACTATTATGCATCCACAAAAGTTTTACATAAGTGGTTTACATGATATGCCCTTTGCaaactatttttatgtttttttgtttattgtgttaattCTTACAGTGTTTTCTAATGTATTTCTTCTCGTTTTAATATGTTTTGGTCCAAGTCTTCACAATCCAAAATATATTGCTGTTAGTCACTTAGCCTTAGTTGATTTATGCACATCACTGTCTGTCACTCCTAAAGTaattgaaatgtttctttttaattccagTTTTATAACATATGAAGCGTGTTTAGTTgatatgttttttgttcatttctttaacTCAATGCAGTCTCTTTCTCTTGCTATATTAGCTTATGACCGGTTTCTTGCCATATGTTTACCTTTAAGATATCACAGTATTAACACTAATGGCAGGATGATAATAATTATATTCTCAGTTTGGATGTTTTCTGCTGCTATATTTTCTATAATGGTCCTCCAGATTACCAGACTCAACTTCTGTGGGTCCACAGTGATAAACAGTTTTTTCTGTGATCATGGCCCTGTGTTTCGCTTAGCCTGCAATGATTCTTCTCCAAACACAATAATGGCTTTTACTACCATTATATTGTTTCTGTTCGTGCCGTTGGCCTTTATTCTTTTTACATACTTAGCTATTGGGTTAGCATTGTTAAAAATTGCAACAGCAGAAGGAAGACAGAAAGCACTAAAAACCTGCACTTCACATATCATTTTAGTTACATTGTTTTATACTCCATTGGTAGTTACATATTTTGTAGCATATGCTGTCGGTTTTCATCCAAATGCAAGAATTCTAAATAATTCATTGTCAACAACAATCCCACCATTGCTGAACCCCATAATTTATACTCTAAAAACTGAAGAGGTAAATGAATCAATGAAAAaactgttcaaaacaaaacaagacaagaatagaaaaataagaaattcCAAGATTCTAGCCGAATAA